The sequence below is a genomic window from Halosolutus gelatinilyticus.
CCCGCCCGCTCGCGGAACACCTGCCCCTCGAACAGCGTCACGACGACGTCGTCGTTCTGCCAGGCGGTCGGCGGCAGTCCCGCCTTTCGACAGGTTCGATCGAGGTACTCGTGTGCGCTCCAGTTGTTTTCGACGGGGACGGTCGGGTAGAGCCAGCCGCTCTTGCCGCCGCCGTCGACGGCGACGCCGTGGATGCCGAGTTCGAGATCCACCACCGGATCGTCGGTCAAGAGGACGTTCTTGACCGCACACACGGAGACGGTGAGGTTGGGGAGCTCGGAGGGGCTGACCTCGGAGCCACACGAATCCTCGCTCGCGGCTTCGATCGCCGCGTCGACGATCACGTGACCGAGTTGCTCGCCCGATCGGTAGCCGCCGGCGCAGCCGCGGAGGCTCCCGCGTCCGCGGGTCGATTCCAGTCGAACGAACGCACCGGTTCGCTCGTAGAAGGCCTCGCGCATGCTGCCCGGTTGTTCTCGCTGTCCGTGTCGTACGTAAGATTCGACGGCCTCGCGCGCGAGTTCGACCGCGCGCGCTCCGTCCTCGTAGGAGAGGTCGACGCCCTGTCGCTGGGACATACAGATGTACATGGGAATAGTTCTCCTAAAACGCTTCCATTCGGTTCGAACCCCCGCTACGGTCGCGACCGAGGGACTTATTCGCGTCACGGTCGTACGATATGTGGGAGAGAGAGCCCGGCCGCCGCGACGATCGTACCGGCAACGGTGCGATCGCATACCGTGGACCGTCCCTTCGGGGCGCCCCACGCTCGCGAGGAAAGTCCCCCCACCTGTTCGGGCAGGTGACCGGACGCAAGTCCGGAGCGGGAGACCGCTGGCTCTGGAACAGAAACGACACGTCTCGGCCCGATCGATGACGCGAGCGAACCCGACCGAGAGGAAGGGGAGCTAACCCGCAGAGAGCGTGTGGTCGCAACATGTGGTTCGAACCCACGGGTTACGAGCGCGGTTCGGAGTGCCTTCGGCACGAGAACCGCGGATGTGAGACGGCGCGAGCCGTCGAACGCACTCGGCGTGACCGACCGCACACAGACGGCCGAGGACCGATGGAACGGCGAACCCTCACCGGTGCAAGTCCGCGCCGTGGTAGCCCGAACGCCCCGCGGCCTCGCCGCGGACGGCGCGGACGCTCAGCCGAATGCCGGGACGAACAGAAGGGGGCTTACTCCTCTCACCCAGTTTCAATTGTCCGGAGTGGGGACGCTATGGGCCGTTTTGTCGCCTGTGTACTCGGTTCGATCGACTCGTTGTCCGCGTGAAAAGCGTCCTGACGGAGTCCAACGCGAGCGGATGCGAGCGTTGGGCACGTCAGGACCGAACGACGCAGCGAGCGCTGAACAACGTGAAGCACTCGCAAGGAGTGAGCGTCCTGACGGAGATTTGAACTCCGGTCCCTGGCTCCGCAAGCCAAGAGGATAGTCCACTACCCTATCAGGACTCAACTCAACGTAGCCGGGTGACCATTAAAGCCCTTTCGAAAGCGATCGGGCCGCCGCCTGCGAATTTTCCCCGTGAGAACCGCTCTCGAGCGAGTTCCGTTCTTCGCGACGTTGGAGACGAACCGATATCCCACACGCCGCGATCGCCGGTGCGGAGGACGTCGTCGAGGACCGGACGTCGTCGTATTCGTTCCCCTGCGATCGGGAGCGGATCGGTCGCCGCGGCTCGAGACGCCGAGATTTTATATACGGGCGCGGAGCCAGGAGAAATATGAGTTCGAACGCGAACCGCGTCGTCCCGCCGTCAGGGCGTTTCGGAATCGATCGACAGCGGCTCCAGGCGGGCGGAATGGACAACGCTTATGCGCGGGCTACGCATGCACGAGCATAAGAATGAGCGACATCGAGGGCGTGTACGAAGACCTCGACGCCGACGTTTCTCTCGAGGAGTTTCGCGAGGCGGTCGAGGCCAAAGTCGAGCAGATGGGGGGGCTCGCTGACGAAGAGACGGCCGCGATGCTCGTCGCGCACGAACTCGGCGAGAGCGAGGTCGGCGGGGTCGCCGACGTCGAACCCGGCATGGAGGAAGCGAAGTTCGTCGCCAAAGTGACGAGCATCGGCGAACTCCGGACGTTCGAACGCGACGGCGAGGACGAGGACGGCCGCGTCGTCAACGTCGAGGTCGCGGACGAAACCGGGTCGATTCGAGCGGCGTTCTGGGACGAACACGCCGAGGCCGCGGTCGAAGAACTCGAAGCGGGCGACGTGTTACGAATCAAGGGCCGGCCGAAGGAGGGTTACAGCGGCGTCGAGGTTAGCGTCGACGATGTCGAACCCGACGCGGACACCGAGATCGACGTTCAGCTCTCGGACACCCACACCGTCGAGGACCTCTCGCTGGGACTCTCGAACGTCAACCTCGTCGGACTCGTGCTCGATACCGACGCCGTCCGCACGTTCGATCGCGACGACGGCTCCGAGGGAAAAGTGTCGAACCTCACGCTCGGCGACTCGACCGGCCGCGTGCGCGTCACCCTCTGGGACGAAAAGGCCGATCGAGCCGACGAACTCGACGCGGGTTCGACCGTCGAGGTCGTCGACGGC
It includes:
- a CDS encoding TIGR00296 family protein yields the protein MSQRQGVDLSYEDGARAVELAREAVESYVRHGQREQPGSMREAFYERTGAFVRLESTRGRGSLRGCAGGYRSGEQLGHVIVDAAIEAASEDSCGSEVSPSELPNLTVSVCAVKNVLLTDDPVVDLELGIHGVAVDGGGKSGWLYPTVPVENNWSAHEYLDRTCRKAGLPPTAWQNDDVVVTLFEGQVFRERAGDGSIEQV